The genomic stretch CTATGTATGTTCTGGTAATGATGCATACACGTTTCTCTTTAAGGTTTTTACATACGGTGAGCTACAACAATGGTTAAAAGAGCTAATTttcgcaacaaaaaaaaaaaaatccaatgtgTCTCGACTGGGGTTGCACAGACATTGATGCATTTCCAGCTACACACAACATCTTCAAAGTAAATGCCACAGGGCTTATGGACGCCATGGAACTTACTGATCTTGCGAGGATGGTGTTGATATCGTTTGTCGATGTTGGTAATCCTCCCACTCCCTCCTCCATTCATCTGCAAATGGTGGTCGAAGCAAAAGACACTCCCGTCAAGCCTTACGGGTGTgtttatttcgagaaaaatgaataatttgaaaacgaCAAAAATactttcacgaaaatatttagacataaattattgtcgatcatgaaaacattttttgctaATTAATTATGAAGACGTTCCGGGAAAAAGCCAGCGACGAGTATACTGTATGGTTGCTGCAGAACAACAAGATCCCTTCTTAATTATTGGAAGGGATGGCAAGAATCATGTTAGAAAGGAGTAAGGAGCAGTGATTGAACTCACACTGGCGAGAGCGTGACTGGCATCAGTTGCCGACGAAGCCTCTGCAAAAGCCTAGAACGAGCACATAACGCGGACACCAAAATATGAGAGTTGATAAACTGGGGGCATGTTGAAGTCTTCACAACGACCAAGAGCATCATCAAATAACAGAGATATGGGACAATCGTAGACTATGATTACACATTCTTCATCGGAGAAACAATTCGCGGGATTGTCGGAACCGGGCGCGAGAGCCGCAATGAGAACGTACCTGGACCAAAAGAAGGGCGACGGCGAAAAGAAGAGCaagcttcatcttcatcttcatctggTGAACacaggagagagaggggatctGCGCGTGGAGGCGGCTCTGGTTTTATACAAGGCTTCGAGTCCTTGTCCTTGGCAGAGAATCACATGCAACCGCTCCACGCAAAGTTCAGGAGGATGAGTGGGCACGGGGAGAAAAAGGACGAAGCTTTTTTGGAAGCTTCTCGCTTTAGCGTGAGGTTAGCCCACCTGTGATGATTCTTTGGATTGGCTGGTGGGCGTCTGTGTGCGTGACTGGTCCCCCCTAGAACACAGCTCGTGAACTTGTCTGAAAGTTTTCGATCCAAAACCTTGTCTGAAAGTCGCTTTCACTTAGCTGGTTCACCAAATCATTTGCTGAAACAAGTTCCAATGGTGATGCCGGATGTCTCTCGCCCGTCCTTTTCTCGGACCCCTATCCGGTGTGCCTGTGGTACGTCGGTCGCATGGGTCGAACCTGGAACAGCTTCACGTGCTATGCGGGGACTGCACTTCATGGACAGCAAATGGACTTTTTTTTGCCTACATCTGGTCGCTTGAGTTGTTTGTTTAATGGGGACCTGAGCAGGTCGAGGGATCTCCATATAAGTTTTCTTCTATTTCCTCTGttcaaggaagaaaaaaatatgaagaaaattTAGGGGTCTCTGGCTGAGAAAGATAAATCCAAGCCAATATCAGTCGGCAATTTGGAGTAGCCTACTTTCACGCAATTCACAGAGTTCAACAAGCAATCGATATTTCGTACTAGGCCTCCCAAAAGGTAATGGAGGCGTGCAAAGATTTCCTCGGGCCGGACGCAAGGTCCCCTGCTTTTTCAGGGTAAGAAGGGATAGAAAAAATACCCCGCTCGCTTATTGATAGAGGATCATGCATAGCATAAATGAATTGCCATGCTTAATCCTTTACATAGACGTTGGGGCGGACGGACACTAAGATGAAAGAGTCTCGCTAATATGGGATCTAAAGTACTCGCTGCAATGTGATGGGAGGCTATGATTCGGGTTGACCCAATTTCTTTATCTGGCCTAACTTTTAGCATGAGGCCCTGAAAATTGAGGGATTTAATTACGCCTTTTTATCCATTATAGGTATACCTTACACTTAATCatttattactaaaaaaatagtgAGCAATATGTCTGTCGTAGGGCCGATATTTTGGTTGTGGCCACTATTATCAAGAACTTGTTTAACTTGCATATCATAAGAAATTCGAACAACTGCTTTGAATACAGTATCGGAAGTTACGCTTGCGAAACCTCAACATCTACGGGCTTATTAGCTAAATGGCAAGTGGGGCAGGCGTAGTAGCCTCCCGCGCTTGGAATCATAGAGGGGAAGCTTTGGCTTCTTGCTAGGTGAACTTGCTCTTCGCACAGTATTTTGTGACCGTCTGGTTTACTTAATACCCCTAGCTACAACGCACTGTGCAAAGACTGCATTTCGTGGATAGCAATGGACATTTTTGCCTATACATCTGGTCGCTTGAGGTGTTTGTTTGATGACGACGGAGACACGAAATGGATCGGAAGGTCCCAAATCACTGGCGTGGCCTTTGCCCAAGATTGGCGTGGTCTCTGCACCGAAGCCCGAAAGCCCGGAATGGCCCACCCGGCCCAAACTTATTTCTGGGGCCCGTGTTTGACCGAATGTAcctaccccaaaaaaaaaattccacataagtCGGCAACCATGTCCCGATTCAAAGCCCAAACACGATGGCTCGCCTTCCCTCGACCCCCTCAAAACAAACTATGTGTAAATTCTCCAAAAAGGATTGAGAGTTTGAGATCATCTAAGATGAAGGGAAGCAATGATCTTGAAAAGGCAAAAGTACCCTTagatttaggctccgtttgtttcgcaaaaaatgtgaCAATTTTGGGATCGAGTGAGCCTCAAGCTTGCTGGACGTTACCGTGGTCGGCTATCAgccgaggaaaaaggaaaaaataaataggattgtttaaaataaaaaaaattaggaattctttttaaaataattaaaggaaaatgaaggTGAAGGAGTGACGGGAGGaaagataaaggaaaatgattccCTCTCTTcagaaagaggaaatcattttaccCACATGTGGAGGTGTTTTCTCCATcggtgaaaaatgtttttcttgactagACTAAACGccggaaaaatccaaaaatattttctctcgaaAGTtgttttccgcgaaacaaacggagccttgaAGAAAATCCACCTAGAAAACCACCACCCAAATCCAAATATAAATTCCCTATTTTCGGAGTAAATGAGAGTCATCCAATCAAAATTGTGGTAAGGTATCAATTCTTTAAGAACACAAATTAGGATGTAATAGACTCATCCCTTTTTTAACTTTAGAGGATTCCGGTCCCTtgagtgtgtgtgtatatatatacatgtgcGCGCGTATCTGATGTCACGAGGAAAGCTATACGAGAGTTTTGCTTTAATTTTAGGAGGCACCAAAGTTGAGGAAATGGTAATTTACTACTTGCTGTTCTCCCTTGCAATACTCTAGATATACGTAATTGCTGTTTAAGACAATCCCATGTCATTTAAGGCCATACCACCAAAAGACATAGATTGTCTTCTCACTAATAACTCCTAAACTAGGATaaccaaagacaaaaaaaaaaaaactgaattaaGATCCAACAGCCAATGATTGATCCCTCGATTCCATGTCATATGCGAGGAGAAAAAAGGAGACGAGTCATTGTCGAAGCCCTTGTTCATAAGCCTCCCCaatctttctttcctctctaGAAGGTTTCTGAAGTCTCCATCAAGTTAAGTTAAAaacacaatctctctctctctctctctctttgtctctcCCCTCAAGGAAGTCCCACAAACCGCCCCAGATACCCCCCACTTACGTGATCTACACTGTCCCCCTCTCTCTTGGATTTTGTCTATTTGCTAATTAAAGCAACCCTAacgctttttttttatgttttttggttttttattcaTTACGAAGAGGGTGATCTATGGTGTCATTGATGCATACCCTAACCTCTCCCCCCTCCACCACCGTTTTTAAGGATGTTCCGCTGGTGGCTGTTCGATATCTGAATGGCAAATGACCCGAGGACCACGTTCAGTTTCACACCATGGAGAGACCTCCGAATTCAATAGGGTCGGGGTTCGGTTTGGTAGATCGAAGCGAAACGAATCGACCCTTTCATCGGTTCGATCCCCTACCAAACTCAGGACGTGCTATGACCACCGTGAGAAGAAGCTTCAAGTTTCGGTTTCAGTTTGGGTTCGGTTAACTAACAGGAAACACAGCAGTTTAAGGCTATTTTATGCACTCGGTTAAGTTAAATTCATGTGGAGAGTTCTATGAAAATGTGAGAGAATGTGGTGTGGCCTTTGATAGAGAGGCAATTATCACGGCAATGATGAATCTGAAAGGAGATGAGAATTCAGCTCAGCAATCCATGGTACCGTCCAGCCATTACATGAGCAAGTCACTAAACCGGCCATTAGGTCCACGATGGTGACCTCATATGCTCTTATCGGCGGTCCCTAGAATCCTCTATGTTGCTCTCCCACCCTTCTTTCGGTAATCACAAAAGGTGGGGCGAagaaggaaaaacgaaaaataaagaaggaaataatGGAGGGACGTCATCATTGCTGGGAGCAACAAACTTAGAAACGGACTTTGATGTCCTGTTCATATATACATACCTTCGTCCTAATCGttcgagaaaatattcaattcatCAATTGAAACAGGCCGATGTAATGCGAGAGACCATTTGGACCGATTGATATGTGTTCCGACTAAGTTAAGTATCGAAGAAACTCAAGCAAACTTATCACACATCTGTGAGCTAATGCGGCAAGCGCAATGATCTTATGAAGTTCGGGCCCTTGTCTTTCCTTAACGTGCTTAACTTGGCAATCACCGTGAGAAGTAAAATTAGTTCATAATTATGGGTACGCGAATCACAAGTCAAAAGACAGGATACTGTAAAATAGAGCCTTAGTCTTGGATGATGCCCAAGGCAAAGGTTCTGCACTAGGGGTCGGGTCGGTCAGGTCAGGAGATGGGTAAACATCATATGTGTCCTCGATCTGAAGAGGTTGTCCGAAATAGAAAGGGGGAGGGAATAAACAAATCGTACTTTTCAGCTttcaaggaagaagaggaggaggaggaggagagaaggGTCGCTTTCAAACTTCAGTTTGATGGCAGAATCTCCACACAAGATCCTAGGCAACTCCTTTTTACACGCGACCCACCCTTGCTTTACCCacaaacctctctctctctctctctcaattttggactcctataaataaataaaatcattccaaaaaatattaaaatatcattaaaaattatccacgtcgggaCCTGTGGTAACACGTAAGACGGCTGCGTTcacatcggcgattttcgactaataagactgaattggcaaaaggtgtGAAGAATTAGGACTGAGTCGACAAGTTGAAAagattttaagattgaattggtaaaagtataaaaagtttagaactttttcaataatttcacCCGTCTCCAAAAGATCGTTGTGACCCGAAAGCGCACCTCTATAATGGTCACCTCTGTAATGAAGCTTTTATCCGACGAGAAAGCCAAGCTCCAACGTCCAATTCTATCTAAGTTCTAGTCTATAAAACCTAGATGGTCAACAATGGCGCAATAAGATATTGTGGGAAAAGGGGAAGTCGGTAGATTTGGCATAAGATCGCGATGATGTCCTCGAATTTATATTACGAAATGTCCGCTAAACATTAATGAATTGTCCATGGTCATCGACGAGGAGGGACGAGGACTGGGACCCCTTGAGATCGTCCGGCTTGTGACCGCATCCGCACTTTGCATGCTCCTTACATTGAACTTATCTGAAAGATGGATCATGGTCAAGTAATTAGATTCTGGTAGGCGAAGAACGACATTGCTCAAGACTTTCTAAGTTATTTTTTCGTGGTCTAGCAATTAGTGatgatggaaaaattaccaaaaaaaaaagtcctaacctGTTATAATTGTTGatgtagttttttttcttttcaattgagacctaaacattttgtatttgtatcaattgagtcatcccgactaattttgaccgaaattGATGACACGGACGTCGGCCGTCCTACATGGTTTTTTTGTTGCCgacgtggaattttttaatttggtgtatttttttatttttctatttttttttattattaatggTCGGCAGGAGGCCACCAgccattgggcgagggctcGCTACCCTTACACTCGGCTGGCTAGTGCTTGCTTCAGGGCGTGAAGTTCCAACTGAGTCGTGGGCAGCAAGCCCTCGCCCAATGGGAGGTCATGAGGCCTCGATCGGTGGCCGACGACCTCTTGCCGACCATcaatactaataaaaaaagaacaaaagacggaaaaaagtcaataaaaaatttttaaaaatgtcatgtCAATGCTTATAacgccacgtaggatgaccagTGTCAATGTCATCAATTCTCGCCAAATTGGttggatagacttaattgacaaaatgcgAAATGATTTAGGACCAGGCAAAAAAAgttaatgactgaattggcataattgcaaatttgcaatagatttagaaattttttgataattttttcaacaaAAGATTGTCTGAACTCTAAAACGCTAAAGCAGCGATGGCTAGGTTGAAGTTTCTCCGTGAAATAGTTAaccctcttttccttctttcccctTGGTAAAATGATCGAGTCAAACGTTCGAGGACTGGGGTTGGATGAAATGTGCGACTTCTGGGACCAAAATTAGACTCTTACGCAATAgaatttctctattttcaagGCTTTTTGAAGAGAAATTGTTAGTACGAATCATAAGCTGCAATAGACATGCCCCCAATCACTAGCTTAAACTGTAAAGTCGCATGCACTTCAGCACATGTAGACAGACGTACAAGAACAATTCTCTTTACGAGCATGCATTTAAGACCATCATTTTTTTGATAGCCTGCTGATGTCTCACGTGCCTAGACTCGATAGATATAGATTTACGTCCTCAGCTCTCGTCTCCTAGTTGCTGATATCGGACACCGGACAGGTTCAGGTTACAGATCGCGTTCCCATCCTGGCTGCGTGGGATGGGAACGACCCTCCGTGGGTCGAGAAGCGCAGGGCAACCGTTCGTTCTCGAAGGACCCTCCGGGTCGAGGAGCCACCCATTCGCCATCGACTCGTTCACGTGAATCTCACATGATTGACACCTACGATCGCATTAGGCTAATATATCCAAGGTCAAAGTAGAGTTTCCGAATGGCAAGGCCGAAGGCCGGGTTGGTCTCCTATCAGAGAGAACCAAAGCACCGAAACGCCTGCGGATTCTCGAATTCTAATGTTGGGCGAAGGACGGAAGTTTTACTATTCAGTCCGGACGATTATGAAGCCATCTACTTTGTGACTCTACTCTTGCCCCTACTAGGATGCCTCAAGATCTCTCGTCCCAATGCGGCCACCGAGAACAACGTCCGACCCGACCCAGATGCTTCTATTCTACAGCGCACGAAGGGACACATCCTGCGAACTCGGACCTGGAATCCACGTGGCGGCCGGTGAGTGGCCAGGAATGCAAAGGGCGGCGCAccagacagagacagagagctGGATTGTTGGGAGTGATCGATCCAACATATGCTATGCTAATGTGTCTGTCGTTCCTGTAATAATCCACAAAGGCCAAAGCCAAGCCAacaaacttcttctttttttttttttggctcttctcttctttgtttttcttaaaaGGGGGAGTGATGAAGTGGAAAACAAAATCTTAGAACACACTATAACGGTGGGAAGGTGGCGTGAAAAACTTGATGTCCCGCCGTCCAAACGAACATCTTTCGATTGCAATGTTCTTTTGATCAGCCAACCCCACGCGCAATCaattccctctctcttctctcaccCTTCCCTGCTCATcagtacatatatatatagtcatCCCACTCTCTCGTTCTTGTGTGCCCACAACATATCGTCCGAAAGCGAAAAAGCCATCTCTCCTCCACACGTTCTTCGATTCCCCCAACGGCGGAAAACCACGAAAAAGAAACGACCGCATCTCACTGTGAGTGCCATAATCTCTTGCTGCATTTGCATCGGTTCCTGCTAGCTGCACATatttcccttctctcttttctcccgGAAAGAAACCGTGAGTTTTTGAGATCGGTCGGTGTTCAGCACCGGTCCTGACGTGGGGTGTGTTGCTGCTGCGCTGTAATTTCTTCGTTGATGTTTAGTTTCATTTGGTCTTTGTTGTGCAATGAACTGGCTGAATTCGACTCTTTCTGTAAAGACGTCTATTCATGCAAACCCTAGATTGGACACAGTTTAAGTCTCCTCAATTCACATATGCATGGGCGCATCGCATGGTAGCATCCGCGTTGCTATTGTTCATTGATGAGCTCCACCGAGCTTCCTTCAACTCATTCCAGCTATTCAAACGAAAGGGTTCATTGTTGCTGTTATATCAAAAAGGTCCTAAGGAGATAAAACGAAAGTATGAGCTAAAGAGAGGGCAAACGTAGGTGTTAGGTGTTTGGGTGGAAATTTAATACTACACATGGAGTGATGGAAAAGGTGTACAAGGGCCTAAGTAAGTATTATGGTGGGTGAGGAAAAGTACGGCTCCAGGCTCTAGTACTCGGAGTGCATTGCACTCAAAGAAAACACAAACAAACACACGCCCTTTTGTGGCAGAAAAAGGTCAACCTTTGCGGCCACTTTTCTTATGTTGTCCTAACATTAGATTACAATAGACATCACACGCACGCTTATATATGTTTTGCAAAAAGGTTCATGCACCCGGAGGATGTTAGACAACAGTTCCTGGCTTGTAGGATAAGGTATTGTCATGTCATCTGGTGGATCCCAGTCATTGGTCTGCCATTTCATTCATGTATTTGTCTATTCCATAGGACCACAAAACTAACGTGCCTCCATCATTGTTTTGTCTTCACCAACTTCTTAATGCCTTCTGTTCAGCTTCCAACTGAAGCTGAGAATGAGAGTCCCAGGAAACAGTCTTGTTTTCTGATGGTAACTTGGTGAGAATTTGGAGTGGAAAGAACATcaacgagagagagggagaataaAGAGGCTCAGTGTGTTTTCCAAAAGGACCTTTTGAGTTGATTCTTGAATTGTTAATCTTTCAGTTTTGTGTGCTCAATTCTCTGAGATCTAGAGCTGATTCGGTGAGTGAAAACAGCCGGCTTTTACTTTATCTCCTTCGGTGGTTTTCATATGTGTTTAACGTCTCTAAACACAGTCCATTCAATATGAGGCAATTTTTCACTGGTATCATATATATACTCATTTTATGAACGCCGTGATAGATAGAATCAATCACAGTATAAGAATCATATGTGAACATATGTTTCTTTATGTAGGATCCAGTGTTAATCATACAAGTTCTCGACGTGCAATCGGTCAATAGACAAGCCGATAGGCAATACTTCTTCCTTTGCTAAAAGGAGATCATAGTTTCTATTTGATGTAacaatttaaaacaaaaaatcgtGTCATACATTCTTCAGTTTTAAAAGAATTTTATCTTTAGAAGGCTCTCTGCTTTACCTAAGCAAATATGGATATTTCCATGTGACCTATTAATGTGATTAGCTCCATCTAccatagcatttttttttagggattaATCCTACACAGAGTTGTCAATTTCATCTCTCATGGAGCGAAAGATATGGCTTTTGAGTGCAGGATAACATCGTCAATGGAGTTGGAATCGTGTGTGCCGCCTGGGTTTAGGTTCCATCCAACGGAGGAAGAACTTGTAGGCTACTACCTCAGCAGAAAGGTCAACTCCATCAAGATGGATATAGATGTAATAGCTGAGCTTGATCTCTACAAGATGGAACCTTGGGACATCGAAGGTATTGTAACACACACTTCAATTTTTCGTCCTACTTTTTGACAAGTTGATTGATAGTATGACCCAAGGGCGACACATATGACTTTCAACAACACGTCGCATGATCTAACTATCATACGAACGACTTCCTCGAGAGAAAAGGAGgtccaattatatgccatcTAGCCAACTTAGCGCCTGCTATTCTAGCAATAATCATAGCATACCTCACGCAAATCGGATAGATCAATCATATTCCGCATAACAGGATAAAAAGATTAGGTTTTAGCACAACAAAATCAGGAGACATATTGCATCAAAAGCCACCCCACAACAACCAAGAAAAAGAGACGGAATTCCTGATGCTTCTCTTTTGTAACGAGCATGAGTGAAGTGATTATATTTATCAACGCGTGTACAGGTAGGTGCAAGCTAGGGTACGAGGAGCAGAGCGAGTGGTACTTCTTCAGTCACAAGGACAAGAAATACCCGACCGGAACCCGCACCAACCGGGCCACCGCGGTGGGGTTCTGGAAGGCCACGGGGAGGGACAAGGCTGTGCTCTCGAAGAACAAGATCATAGGGATGAGGAAGACCCTGGTTTACTATCGGGGCCGCGCTCCCAATGGACGGAAGTCCGATTGGATCATGCATGAATATCGCCTCCAGACCTCTGAACATGCACCACCTCAGGCAAGTTATCAATTCTTTCATCAAGAAGAGCGGTATTTATTGCTTCGCGACAGACGTCATTATCAAAAACATTACTTAAGAAACCTACCTATCTAATTTTTACGCTGCCAGACTCGATATAATTCATGATCCATAACCTAACTTACTCAATGTATTGCAGGATGAAGGATGGGTCGTGTGCCGAGCATTCAAGAAGCCTTGCCCCAACCATAGACAAGGGTTCGAGGCATGGAACCATGCTTACT from Rhodamnia argentea isolate NSW1041297 chromosome 2, ASM2092103v1, whole genome shotgun sequence encodes the following:
- the LOC115735619 gene encoding NAC domain-containing protein 30 isoform X1 — encoded protein: MELESCVPPGFRFHPTEEELVGYYLSRKVNSIKMDIDVIAELDLYKMEPWDIEGRCKLGYEEQSEWYFFSHKDKKYPTGTRTNRATAVGFWKATGRDKAVLSKNKIIGMRKTLVYYRGRAPNGRKSDWIMHEYRLQTSEHAPPQDEGWVVCRAFKKPCPNHRQGRHQFAPCQEPVANHQPLWDSQLSELPQLDSPTLSTSLTTTNNYLSTQEEYDDGRSKNVNDDSAQFINEWTSLDSLLTSHVSNSGSSYALRLTEPSTHMRSSSLDFVRETESQVGHFLGCFPDS
- the LOC115735619 gene encoding NAC domain-containing protein 30 isoform X2, yielding MELESCVPPGFRFHPTEEELVGYYLSRKVNSIKMDIDVIAELDLYKMEPWDIEGRCKLGYEEQSEWYFFSHKDKKYPTGTRTNRATAVGFWKATGRDKAVLSKNKIIGMRKTLVYYRGRAPNGRKSDWIMHEYRLQTSEHAPPQDEGWVVCRAFKKPCPNHRQGFEAWNHAYYVRDYNNPRPPPSIIPDTSQAVSFSRHQFAPCQEPVANHQPLWDSQLSELPQLDSPTLSTSLTTTNNYLSTQEEYDDGRSKNVNDDSAQFINEWTSLDSLLTSHVSNSGSSYALRLTEPSTHMRSSSLDFVRETESQVGHFLGCFPDS